One genomic window of Sphingobacterium oryzagri includes the following:
- a CDS encoding RagB/SusD family nutrient uptake outer membrane protein: MSILADFYLSVNYGQHSGDLSSYHLLDEANVMYGPATTTDNERQMPRNFYRIYDYSLVRRMNQFLAGIRSETARGNIVEDVRADMEAQCRFLRAWYYFCMARSLGGMPIVGDQVFSYNAVEDVPDMRIPRSTEAETYDYIIKECDEIIPLLSSSKTINSSIANRWTAMMLKARAAVYAGSIANYGNAVTPTSRTANWEAGIPREQSEGYYRLALAAATAVIQNSPYQLQTNATNPGLAFYQATSVKSGNTEVIWAFDRMRPNQVTSFTSFAMPYSHRDYTEGNNLGALLNLVEAFENRDGSPKEIRTTNADGSYVFYPTADAPFINKDARLWGTIIWPGASYRGVEVVLQAGQLNRNGNVWSLRAAPVGDRDTEGNLITSLNGPVSNSAVYVNKTGFLVRKFLDETANAGLNPTFSDMWMPRFRLAEAYLIAAEAAYELNDNSTAAVYLNQIRDRGRIRSLSAGEITLDRIANEYRVEFAFEDHRYWDMKRWRRAHIEWNGVLNGATSQMYALFPYKVVAAGHPNNGNWAFVKQPSYKRAQTPLFFNIANYYATIEDGWIANNPTLIRNPFQ; encoded by the coding sequence ATGTCCATACTGGCAGATTTTTATCTGTCGGTCAACTATGGTCAGCACAGTGGTGACCTGTCAAGTTATCACCTCTTGGATGAAGCAAATGTTATGTATGGTCCCGCTACCACTACAGATAATGAAAGACAAATGCCACGCAACTTCTACAGAATATACGATTATAGCTTAGTACGAAGAATGAACCAATTTTTAGCCGGAATACGGTCTGAAACGGCACGAGGAAATATTGTTGAGGATGTGCGAGCTGATATGGAGGCACAATGCAGGTTTTTACGTGCATGGTACTATTTCTGTATGGCAAGATCACTGGGAGGAATGCCTATCGTAGGAGATCAAGTCTTTAGCTATAATGCTGTCGAGGATGTTCCGGATATGCGTATACCACGATCGACTGAAGCGGAAACTTACGATTATATAATTAAAGAATGCGACGAGATAATACCCCTACTATCAAGCTCTAAGACCATAAACTCATCTATAGCCAACCGCTGGACGGCGATGATGCTTAAAGCTCGAGCCGCTGTCTATGCAGGCTCTATTGCAAACTATGGAAACGCGGTAACGCCGACTTCCAGAACGGCAAATTGGGAAGCAGGTATTCCAAGGGAACAGAGCGAGGGATATTATCGACTTGCGCTAGCGGCAGCAACAGCTGTTATCCAAAACAGTCCCTATCAATTACAAACGAATGCAACTAATCCCGGACTAGCATTTTATCAAGCGACGAGCGTTAAATCAGGCAATACGGAAGTCATCTGGGCATTTGATCGCATGCGACCAAATCAAGTCACAAGTTTTACCAGTTTCGCTATGCCTTACTCCCATCGGGATTATACGGAAGGAAACAATCTAGGAGCGTTACTTAATCTTGTGGAAGCATTTGAAAATCGTGATGGAAGCCCGAAGGAAATCCGAACCACTAACGCAGACGGTAGCTACGTTTTTTATCCAACCGCAGACGCGCCATTTATAAATAAAGATGCCCGCCTTTGGGGAACGATCATATGGCCCGGTGCATCCTATCGTGGCGTTGAAGTTGTCTTACAGGCCGGACAGCTGAATCGAAATGGAAATGTCTGGTCTTTACGTGCCGCTCCTGTAGGTGATCGTGATACCGAAGGCAATTTAATTACCTCATTAAACGGCCCAGTTTCAAATTCTGCAGTATATGTGAATAAGACGGGATTTTTGGTAAGGAAATTCCTTGACGAAACGGCGAATGCTGGCCTAAATCCTACATTCAGTGATATGTGGATGCCCCGATTTCGTCTAGCAGAAGCATATTTAATTGCGGCAGAAGCTGCTTATGAACTTAACGATAATAGCACCGCAGCGGTCTATCTGAACCAAATTAGAGATCGCGGTCGCATAAGATCATTGAGTGCGGGTGAGATTACGCTTGATCGCATAGCAAATGAATATCGGGTAGAATTTGCTTTCGAAGATCATCGCTATTGGGACATGAAACGCTGGAGGCGTGCCCACATTGAGTGGAACGGGGTGCTCAATGGAGCCACCTCGCAGATGTACGCTTTATTTCCTTACAAAGTAGTTGCCGCGGGGCATCCAAATAATGGAAATTGGGCGTTTGTAAAGCAGCCCTCTTATAAGCGAGCGCAGACTCCCTTGTTTTTTAACATTGCCAATTACTATGCCACCATAGAAGATGGTTGGATAGCAAACAATCCTACATTAATAAGAAATCCATTTCAATAA
- a CDS encoding DUF3823 domain-containing protein: MKKLYMMMLLASILNLTGCNTEIDNWDYPTSQINGRFLYNGEPVRIKGTVTESAVDNMIQLNQVGPSEYTPGFLKMNARDDGSYTILTFDGNYEMCITPGRGPWVPLRDTIRFTLSGTKNNVDFNVTPYFWIENYQTTYADSVFTATFELQQVAPAARLRRIVAYFGSTTILDQASRTVERAFATPGLGQRTIRVDLKNFSATEKRNLARTGLLFSRIGVQAEGAADLLYSSTTSHTR; the protein is encoded by the coding sequence ATGAAAAAGTTATATATGATGATGCTTCTCGCATCAATATTGAACCTTACAGGATGCAATACCGAGATAGATAATTGGGACTATCCCACTTCCCAGATTAATGGGAGATTCCTTTATAACGGGGAGCCCGTAAGAATCAAAGGAACGGTAACCGAAAGCGCCGTAGACAATATGATTCAATTAAATCAGGTTGGTCCAAGTGAGTACACACCGGGATTTCTTAAAATGAATGCTCGTGACGATGGTAGTTACACTATCTTAACTTTTGACGGTAATTATGAAATGTGTATCACACCAGGACGCGGTCCGTGGGTTCCTCTGCGCGACACCATTCGATTCACATTAAGCGGCACAAAAAATAATGTAGATTTTAATGTAACGCCCTACTTTTGGATAGAGAATTACCAGACAACTTACGCGGACTCTGTCTTCACAGCAACCTTTGAGCTGCAGCAGGTGGCGCCTGCTGCGAGGTTAAGGCGGATAGTTGCATATTTTGGATCTACGACAATATTGGATCAGGCATCAAGAACAGTGGAACGGGCATTTGCTACTCCGGGCCTGGGCCAGCGAACTATACGTGTTGATCTCAAAAACTTTTCCGCCACGGAAAAAAGAAACCTCGCGAGGACTGGTTTGCTTTTTTCGCGAATAGGAGTACAAGCAGAGGGAGCTGCCGACCTACTGTATTCAAGCACAACATCACATACCAGATAG
- a CDS encoding FISUMP domain-containing protein gives MKKDNTDEVSGGDGTTITFNVEGIQFEERVFVSSSRIMDVPSLANNLPRIVAQAPAKTGSDMAEASITVLEQDGPPNIGTDRSLPTKKNISSKQGSNKQRPMLAANSVMPTGARYRVVLYANGVHVTTIDAIAGTPFSFTGANRNREYTWFAYSFNNAEQIPNLTNNNNPSLTVAGASGFLYASGTLRTADAANTDNKLNLEFQRKTANIELILDARGMFGNILEIAGETVNAGALKSGTFNLKTGTYGSNFAGNNAVVPFNTSNFQNYEIGRGAMLKTTNFYTAAGGQPIQGWSIKLNTLRIEGDRRVSPAAIPNAAPWGDPHIFNNLTLAIPEFTPQIGKKYRVILTLIMTPMTVQNVQWARGNLYFAGPNDFRFRVHVASHVYGTVSTNTPYTTSYAAGEFFNWKALIPTSLNSVVGTTSSQDPCALVYPTGRWKMPTANDARTLINAAGRSFEIAGSTGAVVNSPENSTLNRAVRRVQFALDGSDLPYDSQRRLSFLLFGYRSVLNDNYTISEFSNSSGNGYYWTSEQAASTTANVLRFFEASATPIRIQAIAKTFGANIRCIRDAQWSEAQIPPLPDAN, from the coding sequence GTGAAAAAGGATAATACTGATGAAGTATCTGGTGGCGACGGAACGACGATTACATTTAATGTGGAGGGGATTCAATTCGAGGAGCGTGTATTTGTAAGTTCCAGTAGGATTATGGACGTTCCTTCTTTAGCAAATAATTTGCCACGCATAGTAGCTCAGGCTCCAGCTAAGACGGGTTCAGATATGGCCGAAGCGTCAATCACAGTTCTTGAACAAGATGGCCCGCCAAATATCGGTACAGATCGTTCCCTACCTACGAAAAAGAATATATCTTCAAAGCAGGGCAGCAATAAGCAACGGCCGATGCTTGCCGCAAACAGCGTAATGCCTACAGGGGCTCGTTACCGCGTAGTACTTTACGCTAACGGCGTCCACGTAACAACCATCGACGCAATCGCAGGTACTCCGTTTAGTTTTACGGGGGCAAACAGAAACCGTGAGTATACATGGTTTGCCTATTCCTTCAATAACGCCGAACAAATTCCTAATCTTACTAATAACAATAATCCTTCGCTAACTGTTGCCGGCGCCAGCGGGTTTCTTTATGCCAGCGGTACGCTTAGAACAGCAGATGCTGCAAATACCGACAACAAACTTAACCTAGAGTTTCAACGCAAAACAGCTAACATTGAGCTGATACTTGACGCTCGGGGAATGTTTGGAAATATATTGGAAATAGCAGGCGAAACGGTAAACGCAGGTGCCCTGAAATCGGGTACCTTTAACTTAAAGACAGGCACCTACGGAAGCAATTTTGCGGGAAATAATGCTGTTGTTCCGTTTAACACGTCTAATTTCCAGAATTACGAAATAGGCCGGGGAGCAATGTTGAAGACTACGAACTTTTACACTGCCGCAGGAGGGCAACCTATACAGGGCTGGTCTATTAAGCTTAATACATTACGAATAGAAGGCGATAGGAGAGTTTCCCCGGCGGCTATACCGAATGCTGCGCCATGGGGTGATCCTCATATCTTCAATAACCTTACGCTTGCCATTCCTGAATTTACTCCGCAAATAGGTAAGAAATATAGAGTGATACTAACATTGATCATGACACCGATGACTGTTCAAAACGTACAATGGGCCAGGGGAAATCTGTACTTCGCTGGACCAAACGATTTTCGGTTTCGTGTGCACGTGGCTTCCCATGTCTATGGGACGGTTAGTACCAATACGCCCTACACGACGTCCTATGCTGCAGGAGAATTTTTCAACTGGAAGGCATTGATACCAACATCCTTAAATAGCGTGGTGGGAACGACTAGTAGTCAGGATCCCTGTGCGCTCGTCTATCCTACCGGACGTTGGAAAATGCCTACAGCAAATGATGCTCGCACATTAATAAACGCGGCTGGCCGAAGTTTTGAGATTGCCGGCAGTACCGGTGCTGTAGTTAACTCGCCTGAGAATTCGACGTTAAACCGCGCAGTGCGCCGAGTTCAATTTGCCTTAGATGGAAGTGACTTGCCTTACGATTCACAACGGCGGCTTAGCTTCTTGTTGTTCGGTTACCGAAGTGTCCTAAATGACAACTATACTATTTCTGAATTCAGTAATTCTTCGGGTAACGGATACTATTGGACATCAGAACAAGCGGCTTCAACAACGGCAAATGTACTGCGATTTTTTGAAGCATCTGCTACACCTATCAGGATTCAGGCTATAGCAAAAACGTTCGGTGCGAACATCCGATGTATTCGAGATGCCCAATGGAGTGAAGCCCAGATACCGCCGCTTCCAGACGCAAATTGA
- a CDS encoding glycoside hydrolase family 43 protein gives MRYIRLMLILFAAISQENTFSQKLDKSETDMAAYLMVYFKDESHSLYFAISDDGYTFTDVNNGIPVISGDTIAEQKGIRDPYIMRGADGYFYMAMTDLHIFAKEKGYRHEEWERDGKEFGWGNNKNLVLMKSKDLIDWSHVLIRVDKSFPGWEDIGCAWAPQLIYDDVKRQTIVYFTLRFKNGLNKMYYAYLNTDMTALATEPKLLFQYPKNNTSYIDADISKIGNKYRMFYVSHDGVPGIKQAVSEKVDGGYQYDDKWYDPEKQACEAPNIWKRIGEKKWVLMYDIYGISPHNFGFSETTDFKTFKDLGRFNEGVMVSSNFVSPKHGAVVQITKTEADGLRQFWKATDYPSSN, from the coding sequence ATGAGATATATACGTTTAATGTTAATACTCTTCGCTGCCATTTCTCAGGAAAATACATTTTCGCAGAAACTCGATAAATCCGAAACAGATATGGCGGCCTATCTGATGGTGTATTTTAAGGATGAAAGCCATAGTCTGTATTTTGCGATCAGCGATGATGGCTACACCTTCACGGATGTGAATAATGGTATTCCGGTCATTTCTGGTGATACAATCGCCGAACAAAAGGGTATTCGAGATCCATATATCATGAGGGGAGCTGACGGATACTTTTATATGGCAATGACCGATCTTCACATTTTTGCCAAAGAAAAGGGATATCGTCATGAAGAATGGGAACGCGACGGAAAGGAATTCGGATGGGGTAACAATAAAAACCTGGTCCTGATGAAATCGAAAGATCTGATCGATTGGTCGCATGTGCTTATTCGCGTGGATAAATCATTTCCCGGCTGGGAAGATATTGGTTGCGCATGGGCACCACAGCTTATTTATGACGACGTGAAAAGACAAACGATAGTGTACTTTACACTGCGGTTTAAAAATGGCTTAAATAAGATGTATTACGCTTATCTCAATACTGATATGACTGCCTTGGCAACCGAGCCCAAATTATTGTTCCAATATCCAAAAAACAATACGTCCTATATCGATGCCGATATTTCGAAAATTGGTAACAAATATAGAATGTTCTACGTCTCACATGACGGTGTACCCGGCATTAAACAAGCTGTCTCAGAAAAAGTCGATGGCGGTTATCAATATGACGACAAGTGGTATGACCCCGAGAAGCAGGCATGCGAAGCACCAAATATCTGGAAAAGGATCGGTGAAAAGAAGTGGGTTCTGATGTACGATATTTACGGTATAAGTCCACATAATTTCGGGTTTAGTGAAACGACCGATTTTAAAACGTTTAAAGATCTTGGTAGATTTAATGAGGGGGTAATGGTTAGCTCGAACTTTGTTTCACCTAAGCATGGTGCAGTAGTTCAAATAACCAAGACCGAGGCCGACGGGCTGAGGCAATTTTGGAAAGCTACTGATTATCCCTCTTCGAATTAA
- a CDS encoding alpha-L-arabinofuranosidase C-terminal domain-containing protein, with protein sequence MNKFINVLLLLFTTLISQQQIKANEPDSAYIFAYSTGKNDNHNGLHFAWSVDKNNWNAVGEEHSFLRSDYGNFGAQKKMIAPYLFQAKDRSWYCSWTLNEKDGAFAVARSYDLIHWESQAYPYVLEDGNCLDTDIIPNGAGGYAVRWRSDKSGEKYFSVTTLDFKSFTSAKEIAEFKPAKSSVRIAGRREEGTVHRVSWEIIEKLVNKVRLVDMQHRRNSERIIDDANRFANIMPIEAKLRFMEKAPRKISDLLLGVFFEDINYAADGGIYGELVQNRGFEYSSADRREWNNLTSWKASHDEVKLYIDSMRPLHQNNPHYAVVTNGLHGGIMNEGYGGIAVKKGEAYNFSIFARRASSRRQVLTISLLDKHGKKIASSTIKNITGDWAKHKVVLIASVSVPDAALIIEMSNNDRVDLDMVSLFPAKTFKGRENGMRSDLAEVIAAMKPKFVRFPGGCVAHGDGLDNMYHWKNTIGPLQARKPQRNLWGYQQSYGLGYLEYFQFCEDLDAEPVPVVAAGVPCQNSAHHHHALAGQQCGIPMEHMDDYVQDVLDLIEFANGDKSTKWGGKRAEYGHPEPFNLKYIGVGNEDLITEVFKERFKMIYEAVKAKYPEVKVIGTTGPHFEGTDYVEGWKFASQLDIPMVDEHYYVSPGWYINNQEFYDKYDREKPQVYLGEYAAHIPGGVSTVETALAEAMHLCNIERNADVVTMTSYAPLLAKKGFTQWNPDLIYFDNTSVSPTAGYEIQKLFGNNNGTEYIFTDVELSNRDVNVKQRVAHSVVRNEKTGEIIIKVVNMLPTDVNLNVDSASLLTTQAVLEIQSLSGKPDSKKLETSNPVFQGGYLKLAPYSFTVIKFRDNTLKK encoded by the coding sequence ATGAACAAATTTATAAACGTATTGCTGCTGCTTTTTACTACACTGATAAGTCAGCAGCAGATCAAGGCCAACGAACCCGATTCTGCATATATATTTGCCTATAGTACAGGAAAAAATGATAATCATAATGGATTACACTTCGCTTGGAGTGTGGACAAGAATAACTGGAACGCAGTAGGAGAGGAGCATAGCTTCTTACGCTCGGATTACGGAAATTTTGGGGCGCAAAAAAAGATGATAGCACCCTATCTTTTTCAGGCAAAAGACCGAAGCTGGTATTGCTCTTGGACATTGAACGAAAAGGATGGTGCATTTGCTGTAGCACGATCTTACGATTTAATACATTGGGAAAGCCAGGCTTACCCATACGTACTCGAAGATGGCAACTGCTTGGACACCGATATAATACCGAACGGTGCGGGTGGATATGCTGTTCGTTGGCGTTCAGACAAAAGTGGCGAGAAATATTTTAGCGTGACAACATTGGACTTTAAAAGTTTCACGAGCGCTAAGGAGATAGCTGAATTTAAACCTGCCAAGAGCTCGGTAAGGATCGCCGGGAGACGCGAAGAAGGAACGGTTCACCGCGTGTCGTGGGAAATTATTGAAAAGTTGGTTAATAAAGTCCGTCTGGTAGATATGCAGCATCGACGCAATAGTGAAAGAATAATTGACGATGCAAATCGCTTCGCCAATATTATGCCAATAGAAGCTAAGCTGCGCTTTATGGAAAAAGCTCCTCGAAAGATCAGCGATCTATTGTTAGGAGTCTTCTTTGAAGATATTAATTACGCTGCAGATGGTGGAATCTATGGTGAACTTGTGCAAAATAGAGGCTTTGAATATTCTTCTGCTGACCGACGCGAGTGGAACAATCTAACTTCATGGAAGGCTAGTCATGACGAAGTAAAACTTTACATTGATTCCATGCGACCACTTCATCAAAATAATCCACACTATGCAGTAGTCACCAACGGTTTGCATGGCGGTATAATGAACGAGGGATATGGAGGAATCGCTGTTAAAAAAGGCGAGGCTTATAATTTTTCGATTTTTGCAAGGAGAGCTTCTTCGCGCAGGCAGGTTTTAACAATCTCTTTGCTTGACAAGCATGGTAAAAAAATTGCTTCCTCTACTATTAAAAACATCACAGGAGATTGGGCAAAACACAAAGTTGTTCTTATAGCATCGGTCTCAGTGCCGGACGCAGCGCTTATAATCGAAATGAGTAATAATGATCGTGTTGATCTTGATATGGTTTCGCTTTTCCCTGCCAAAACGTTTAAGGGACGAGAGAACGGAATGCGGAGCGATCTTGCTGAGGTGATAGCGGCGATGAAGCCCAAATTCGTCCGTTTTCCCGGTGGATGTGTCGCCCATGGTGATGGGTTGGACAACATGTATCACTGGAAGAATACAATTGGTCCGCTTCAAGCTCGCAAGCCGCAAAGAAATTTATGGGGATACCAGCAGTCTTATGGACTGGGCTACTTGGAATATTTTCAGTTTTGCGAAGATCTAGATGCGGAACCTGTACCGGTCGTAGCAGCAGGAGTACCCTGCCAAAATTCAGCGCACCATCACCACGCCCTAGCTGGACAGCAATGTGGCATTCCAATGGAACATATGGATGATTATGTCCAGGATGTACTCGATTTGATCGAGTTTGCAAATGGTGATAAATCGACGAAATGGGGCGGAAAACGTGCTGAATATGGACATCCTGAACCGTTTAACCTAAAATATATTGGCGTAGGTAATGAAGATCTTATTACAGAAGTTTTTAAAGAGAGGTTTAAGATGATCTACGAAGCGGTTAAGGCTAAATACCCCGAGGTAAAGGTCATTGGAACAACTGGACCGCATTTCGAGGGTACCGATTATGTCGAAGGATGGAAGTTTGCGAGCCAACTGGATATCCCTATGGTAGATGAACACTATTATGTTTCACCGGGCTGGTATATCAACAATCAAGAGTTTTATGATAAATATGACCGTGAGAAACCGCAGGTTTATCTGGGGGAATACGCGGCACATATTCCTGGAGGTGTAAGTACGGTTGAAACTGCTTTGGCCGAAGCAATGCATCTCTGCAATATTGAACGTAATGCCGACGTGGTCACCATGACTTCCTATGCGCCACTACTTGCCAAAAAAGGTTTTACACAGTGGAATCCAGATCTGATATATTTTGACAATACCTCTGTCAGTCCAACTGCAGGTTATGAAATCCAAAAGTTGTTCGGTAACAACAACGGAACTGAATACATTTTTACAGACGTTGAACTTTCCAATAGGGATGTCAACGTTAAACAGAGAGTTGCTCACTCGGTGGTTCGTAATGAAAAGACCGGAGAAATTATCATTAAGGTGGTCAATATGCTACCTACCGACGTAAACTTGAACGTTGATTCAGCAAGCCTACTAACAACCCAGGCAGTTCTGGAGATACAATCCTTAAGTGGAAAGCCTGATAGCAAAAAGCTGGAAACATCCAATCCTGTTTTTCAGGGCGGTTATTTAAAGTTAGCACCTTACAGCTTCACCGTTATTAAATTCAGGGATAACACTTTAAAAAAATAA
- a CDS encoding glycoside hydrolase family 43 protein translates to MRVLSNYFLLLVSIFLSDKMYAQNSGKVNIADFLIPQRADPFIAMDRLGNYYFIATVPEFDRLEVRKAQSIDDLPAASPKVIWRKHRDGIMGSNIWAPELYQIEGKWYIYFAAGNADEPFKIRKYVLSNTSEDPTQGDWVEEGELISEGASFSLDATLFQHNGKRFMIWADKYTQTEHATGLYIAEMQSPTQLKSPQVLISKPTFHWETNGFKVNEGPAVLIRNGKVFIAYSASATDASYCIGLLQADTHSNLLEAKSWRKSAQPVFYTNEKLERFGPGHNSFFRTPSGEDYMVYHARDYRELQGDALTDPNRHTRMRKIMWTSEGLPDFGQDYSDLEFGRRN, encoded by the coding sequence ATGAGAGTATTGAGCAACTATTTTCTGCTGTTAGTCAGTATCTTTCTTAGTGATAAGATGTATGCACAAAATAGCGGAAAAGTAAATATAGCGGATTTCCTCATTCCGCAGAGAGCTGACCCTTTTATCGCTATGGATCGACTGGGTAACTATTACTTCATCGCTACTGTTCCAGAATTTGATCGTCTTGAAGTTCGTAAAGCGCAAAGCATTGATGATCTGCCGGCCGCTTCCCCGAAAGTGATTTGGCGAAAGCATAGGGATGGGATAATGGGAAGTAATATTTGGGCGCCAGAGCTTTATCAGATTGAAGGCAAATGGTATATCTACTTTGCAGCAGGAAACGCTGATGAACCGTTTAAGATCAGGAAGTATGTGCTTAGTAATACTTCGGAAGATCCTACCCAGGGGGATTGGGTCGAAGAAGGTGAGTTGATCTCCGAGGGAGCAAGTTTTTCATTAGATGCAACGTTATTTCAGCACAACGGTAAACGCTTTATGATTTGGGCAGATAAGTACACGCAGACAGAACATGCGACAGGTTTATATATTGCAGAAATGCAAAGTCCTACGCAGTTAAAGTCGCCGCAAGTACTTATCAGTAAACCAACATTTCACTGGGAGACAAACGGTTTTAAAGTCAATGAGGGGCCTGCTGTCCTTATTAGAAATGGAAAAGTTTTTATAGCCTATTCAGCAAGTGCGACAGACGCATCTTATTGTATCGGCCTTCTGCAAGCAGATACCCATAGTAACTTACTTGAAGCTAAATCGTGGAGAAAGTCTGCGCAGCCTGTATTCTATACAAACGAAAAACTTGAGCGGTTTGGCCCGGGTCACAACAGTTTTTTTAGAACACCTAGCGGTGAGGACTATATGGTCTACCATGCGCGGGATTATCGCGAGCTTCAAGGGGATGCACTTACTGATCCTAACCGACATACACGAATGCGAAAAATTATGTGGACATCCGAAGGTCTACCGGATTTTGGACAGGATTATTCAGATCTCGAATTCGGAAGAAGGAACTAA
- a CDS encoding TIM-barrel domain-containing protein, which translates to MKNILIAFISLLCTAHSIKIYAQSDERPPISPLWVYEPWVWEDSLNNEIGVMRLVNEYQQNQIPVGAIIIDSPWSLSYNDFVWDKSKYPNPKNLIRLLRKRGVRTVMWLTGCVNSESVDTKNQRSPDLEFVKSKGYAVNRGKESKWWKGKGVHIDFTNPQATKWWNSKLDELLKLGVYGWKVDQGEIYFGDNVETSKGTMSNEDFRPYYYRAIVEHSLKRNPNSMILGRGYSHQGGYAAAAKDLTVSWSGDFSGNWEGLKLQIDNIYTSAQKGYGALACEIGGFFNEKSTRKQFIRYAQFGSLCPVMINGGSNGPFSTHLPWYFGDDVTDIYRFYATLHTELSPYLFSVGVDAHNSGKSMLISSSHQDHSHKLGESIFVKALISDEDKTTIKMPSEGEWIDYWTGKTYAAGQEIELQYNDMQYPIFIKSGAIIPMHIQSDVTGLGDTSFKGKQTFLIYPNATSRLTYHKPTGEGISYDDIEVIVNADQRSISVNAHINEECIFLIKDINGQTKRIEKKGQSFSFSY; encoded by the coding sequence ATGAAAAACATATTGATTGCCTTTATCAGTTTGCTATGCACTGCACATTCCATTAAGATTTATGCCCAAAGCGATGAAAGGCCGCCGATTTCACCTCTTTGGGTTTATGAACCGTGGGTATGGGAAGATAGTCTTAACAATGAAATCGGTGTCATGAGACTGGTGAACGAGTATCAACAAAATCAAATACCTGTCGGCGCAATTATAATTGACAGTCCATGGTCGCTAAGTTACAACGATTTTGTTTGGGATAAATCCAAGTATCCTAATCCTAAAAATCTAATCAGATTATTACGCAAAAGAGGGGTACGTACAGTGATGTGGCTAACAGGCTGCGTAAACAGCGAAAGTGTCGATACAAAAAACCAGCGAAGTCCGGATCTTGAGTTTGTCAAGAGCAAAGGATATGCTGTAAATAGAGGTAAAGAATCGAAATGGTGGAAAGGAAAAGGCGTTCACATCGACTTTACAAATCCTCAAGCGACCAAATGGTGGAATAGCAAGTTAGATGAGCTTCTCAAGTTAGGAGTGTACGGTTGGAAGGTCGATCAGGGAGAGATTTACTTTGGCGATAATGTCGAGACCTCGAAAGGGACTATGAGTAACGAAGATTTCAGACCTTATTATTATCGTGCGATCGTAGAGCACAGTCTAAAAAGAAATCCAAACTCGATGATATTGGGACGCGGATATTCGCACCAAGGCGGCTACGCGGCAGCAGCGAAAGACTTGACAGTAAGCTGGTCCGGAGATTTCTCGGGTAACTGGGAAGGATTGAAGCTACAGATTGATAACATCTACACATCTGCCCAAAAGGGATATGGCGCCCTAGCATGTGAAATCGGAGGATTTTTTAATGAGAAATCTACCAGAAAACAATTTATTCGCTATGCGCAATTCGGGAGCCTTTGTCCAGTAATGATTAACGGAGGAAGTAACGGCCCATTTTCAACCCATCTTCCCTGGTATTTCGGAGACGATGTTACGGACATATATCGCTTTTATGCAACGTTACATACGGAGTTAAGCCCTTATCTGTTCTCTGTCGGAGTGGATGCGCATAATAGTGGTAAGTCCATGCTAATTAGTTCCTCCCATCAAGATCATTCTCATAAATTAGGCGAAAGTATTTTTGTAAAGGCACTGATATCCGATGAAGATAAGACGACTATAAAAATGCCATCAGAAGGTGAGTGGATAGATTACTGGACAGGTAAAACTTACGCGGCCGGACAAGAAATTGAACTTCAATATAATGATATGCAATATCCCATTTTTATTAAATCCGGTGCCATAATTCCAATGCATATCCAATCGGATGTAACGGGTTTAGGTGATACATCTTTTAAAGGAAAACAGACGTTTCTGATATACCCTAATGCCACGTCGAGGCTTACTTATCACAAGCCGACAGGTGAAGGTATAAGCTACGATGACATTGAGGTTATAGTCAACGCCGATCAAAGAAGTATTTCCGTAAATGCACACATTAACGAAGAGTGCATATTTCTTATCAAAGATATTAATGGCCAAACGAAAAGGATTGAAAAAAAAGGGCAAAGTTTTTCTTTTTCATATTAA